DNA sequence from the Treponema sp. OMZ 838 genome:
AATCCCCATTCTTCTTTTGCATTCTGAACAGCAATAAGCCCCTCACTGAAACCATACGTTTCAGGTACGTTACGTACATCTACATAAACTTCAAATAGTTCTTTAAATTCTTTATTTACTGCTATGGTTTTATCATCTGCATACACAATTGCAATATCTTCTGAAAATGGGTAAGCTCTATAATATCTTGGTGAAACAACTTTTCCTTTTTTATTTACAAAATATTTTTCCGCATACCATGTTGTTATTAAACCAACTTCTGAAGAGAAAGGTGTCAATATTGTTATCGGACCTCTCATGCCTGTAGTATCTATATCTATTTTTTTTCCGTCCGGCGTTATATAAAACTTATTTTCCTTAAAATCTTCTGCTATTGCCACGCCATTAATAAATGGCATGACTGTTTTATATTGAGCTTTTATGATAATTTTTCCGTTACGATCAATATAGCCATACGTATCTTTTTTCCATTCATCTTGATACGGAAATAAATCTTGGCTGTAGAGTGTTAAGACTACAGTGATACAAAAATAAAAAATACCGATAATTTTTTTCATACAGAACTCCTATTATTTTCAAAATATATGAACAGTTGGCGAATTTTTTATTACCAACTGTTCAATTTCCCTTTTATAACGCGGGATGGTGTTTCTTATACGGGCTCTTGCTACAGCTGCCGCTTGTCAAACTGAATAATGAAGAATATTTCGTTCCACAAAACTTACAGGTATACTGACTTTTTTCAGCCCCCTCATACAGCTCGTGGTATTTTCCTTCCGGATTACGAGAACAATGACCGGAAGTTAAACTTGAAACGCTTGAATAGTTTGTACCACACCATTTACAATAAAATTTCTGTGCCATAATAATCTCCTTTTGGCATTTATTTTTTGAATTGAATACGTGTAACCTATTTGTTGTTCCTGTACAAACAGCATGTGCTGAATTTACATGAGCCGTCATTTTGTTAACATCGCTCCAATTCAATGAAATCTCTTCCATAACTAACCCCCCCCCCCCCCCCTCCAAAAGTCAAGTATGAAAATATTTTTTTGATTCACAAGTGCTGAAATAGTATCTATTGCTCTCAATCTGCGCTTTCCCTTCAATGATTGTCCCAACGACTATACTAATAGCATAGTTAGTCTATCAGGCGATGATAGAGGTAAAAAAATCTTTTTAACAACTGATATTGTTCGATATTGCCACATGGCGGGATTTCAGTCATAGCTTGTTTTCCTTGATTTTATTCGTGCGGAGGGGTGAGTACCTCGCTGCTCAATCGATTTACGACAATGTGTTCATCTTGTATAGAACTGTCAGAATGCTTTAGTAGTTTTTTTACTGCATTGCTTGCAACGATAAACTGTGCGTTGCTTTGAATATTACAAAAGGCATTATTTCCGATTTCGGTAACGCTGTCGGGAATTCTGATAACTCCTAAGCGGCTGCACGCACCAAAAGCTTCCTCACCGATTTGAGTAACGCTGTCCGGTATAGTAATACTTGTTAAACCGGTGCAGCAAACAAAGCTTCTATATTCAATTGAGGTAACGCCTTTTTCGATATTCAATTCCGTTAAACCGGTACAACAGACAAATGCCCACTCGCCAATCTTACGAACGCTGCTCGGAATTTTGATAGTTTTTAAACTGCTGCAACTCTTAAACGCGAGGTTTCCGATTTCGGTAATGCCCTGCGGTATGGTGATAGTGCTTAAATGAGTGCAATTAAAGAAAACACCGATACCGATTTTTGAAATACCACTTCCAATAATAACCTCTTTTAAATCGGTACAATCGCGGAAAAGCCAGTCACCGATTTTAGTAACGTTATCAGGTATAACAATACGTGT
Encoded proteins:
- a CDS encoding leucine-rich repeat domain-containing protein, which encodes MEQISALRLTAEEESNVQLLEITDGIVIGVTNSAYLTGSLILPDTITEIAHHAFESCSGLTRIVIPDNVTKIGDWLFRDCTDLKEVIIGSGISKIGIGVFFNCTHLSTITIPQGITEIGNLAFKSCSSLKTIKIPSSVRKIGEWAFVCCTGLTELNIEKGVTSIEYRSFVCCTGLTSITIPDSVTQIGEEAFGACSRLGVIRIPDSVTEIGNNAFCNIQSNAQFIVASNAVKKLLKHSDSSIQDEHIVVNRLSSEVLTPPHE
- a CDS encoding WG repeat-containing protein, coding for MKKIIGIFYFCITVVLTLYSQDLFPYQDEWKKDTYGYIDRNGKIIIKAQYKTVMPFINGVAIAEDFKENKFYITPDGKKIDIDTTGMRGPITILTPFSSEVGLITTWYAEKYFVNKKGKVVSPRYYRAYPFSEDIAIVYADDKTIAVNKEFKELFEVYVDVRNVPETYGFSEGLIAVQNAKEEWGFMDNQGKIAIKPKFKCHHHSKLPSPFIGGYSWIRKSFNSFFIINKKGDVVYEFKITGADFPESYFYLRDGYLIYDDEELTIRNLQDNTEITTQRGDYFTNNLGIVKLGKNFFMAVIFFLLMGN